The Cucumis melo cultivar AY chromosome 5, USDA_Cmelo_AY_1.0, whole genome shotgun sequence genome has a segment encoding these proteins:
- the LOC103495761 gene encoding protein HASTY 1 isoform X2: MDENTANNVAQAIAVSLDWSSSPDARKAALSYLESIKTGDVRILASTSLLLVTNKWSSEIRLHAYKTLQHLVRYRWEELNSMEKRKFANVCIDLMAEITSPCEEWALKSQSAALVAEIVRREGLSLWEELFPSLVSLSSKGPIHAELVSMMLRWLPEDITVHYEDLEGDRRRILLRGLTQSLPEVFSLLYTLLERHFGAALNEVSSQRLDVAKQHAAAVTAALNAVNAYAEWAPLTDLAKYGIMRGCGFLLCSPDFRLHACEFFKLVSARKRSPDANTAEYDSAMRNIFEILMNISRQFFIRGPPSSGLGDESESEFMECICESLVSMGSSNLQCISGDSSLLPLYLQQMLGFFQHDKLALHFQSLHFWLALMRDLVSKLKVTTHSTGDLSKPNYQGSSSASPDNERRSILSFMNDDICTVILDISFKRLLKKEKVSTNMAPLLGGLELWSDDFDGKGDFSQYRSKLLELIKFLALYKPVITSDKVSERIITIIKSLSLLQMSSEDIAMLESMQSTLDNVVSTIFDEFGAGSSEIQLQLRGIFEGLIQQLLSLKWSEPALVIVLAHYLDALGPFLKYFPDAVASVINKLFELLTSLPIAIKDPSTRARLQICTSFIRIAKAADRSILPHMKGIADSMGYLQREGRLLRGEHNLLGEAFLVMASTAGIQQQHEILAWLLEPLSQQWIQPEWQNNYLSEPHGLVRLCSETSTMWSIFHTVTFFEKALKRSGTRKSNPNMPEYSTTSSPHPMTSHLSWMLPPLLKLLRSLHSLWFPAVSQTLPGEFNAAMTLSDTEKFSLLGEVNPKLSKGALSVTDDPHSDMSKGGGHSEPSETDIRNWLKCIRDSGYNVLGLSATVGESFYNCLDIHFVSLALMENVQSMEFRHLRQLVHAVIIPLVKGCPPHLWDVWLEKLLMPLIQHTQQCLNSSWSSLLHEGRANVPDVLGIPSKTDLKVEVMEEKLLRDLTREVCSLLAVMASSPLNPDLPSLEQSGHVNRAVLSSPKHLDEYSSSCMVGFLLKHKGLAISALRICLDAFTWTDGEAVAKISSFCSTLVLLAIATNDGELNEFVSRDLFSAIIQGLTLESNTFFSSDLVGLCREIFLFLSDRNPAPRQVLLSLPCIKHHDLVAFEEALAKTFSPKEQKQHMKNLLLLATGNQLKALAAQKSINTITNVSAKSRGSVSASETRLDEGDSIGLAAIL, from the exons ATTGTCAGAAGAGAAGGATTAAGTTTATGGGAAGAATTGTTCCCATCTTTGGTTTCCCTGTCTAGTAAGGGTCCTATACAT gcTGAGTTGGTTTCAATGATGCTGAGGTGGCTTCCTGAAGATATTACCGTCCACTATGAAGATCTAGAAG GTGATCGGCGCAGAATCTTGTTGCGTGGGCTTACTCAATCTTTGCCTGAAGTTTTTTCTTTGTTGTACACA TTACTGGAGAGGCACTTTGGAGCTGCCCTGAATGAAGTAAGCAGTCAAAGGCTGGACGTCGCAAAACAGCATGCAGCCGCAGTTACTGCTGCCTTAAATGCTGTTAACGCTTATGCTGAATGGGCACCATTAACCGATCTTGCTAAATATGGTATAATGCGTGG GTGTGGCTTCTTACTTTGTTCTCCTGATTTTCGCCTTCATGCCTGTGAATTTTTCAAGCTTGTCTCTGCGAG GAAAAGATCTCCAGATGCTAATACAGCTGAATATGACTCTGCCATGAGAAATATTTTTGAGATATTGATGAACATCTCTAGACAATTTTTTATCAGAGGCCCTCCTAGTTCTGGTCTGGGTGATGAAAGTGAATCCGAGTTTATGGAATGCATTTGTGAAAGTCTTGTATCCATGGGTTCATCTAATTTGCAATGTATATCTGGGGACAGCTCTCTGCTTCCACTTTATCTTCAACAG ATGCTGGGCTTTTTCCAACATGATAAATTAGCTCTTCATTTTCAATCCCTGCACTTTTGGCTG GCACTAATGAGGGATTTGGTATCGAAGTTGAAAGTTACAACCCATTCAACAGGAGATCTTTCAAAACCTAATTACCAAGGCTCTAGTTCTGCATCGCCTGATAATGAAAGGAGATCAATCTTAAGTTTTATGAATGATGATATATGTACTGTAATTCTTGATATATCTTTTAAGCGActgttgaagaaagaaaaggtaTCCACTAACATGGCACCCTTATTGGGGGGCCTGGAGTTGTGGAGTGATGATTTTGATGGAAAGGGTGATTTCAGCCAATATCGGTCAAAGCTG TTGGAATTGATCAAATTTTTAGCTTTATACAAGCCTGTCATAACCAGTGATAAGGTTTCTGAACGAATTATCACTATCATCAAAAGTCTTTCGCTTTTACAAATGTCTTCTGAG GACATAGCTATGTTGGAAAGCATGCAATCAACCCTTGACAATGTTGTAAGTACAATTTTTGATGAATTTGGTGCAGGCAGTTCTGAAATTCAATTGCAACTGCGTGGAATTTTTGAAG GTTTAATTCAGCAACTTCTTTCATTAAAATGGAGTGAGCCAGCCTTGGTGATAGTCCTTGCACACTATCTAGATGCTTTGGGTCCCTTTCTTAAATATTTTCCCGATGCTGTTGCAAGTGTCATCAATAAGTTATTTGAGCTCCTAACATCACTCCCCATTGCTATCAAG GATCCTTCTACAAGAGCGAGGCTACAGATCTGTACATCTTTTATTCGTATAGCAAAAGCTGCTGATAGAAGTATTCTACCCCATATGAAG GGTATAGCTGACTCCATGGGATATTTACAAAGAGAAGGACGTTTGCTTCGTGGTGAGCATAATCTTCTGGGTGAAGCATTTCTAGTAATGGCTTCTACTGCTGG AATTCAGCAGCAGCATGAAATTTTGGCTTGGTTGCTGGAACCTTTAAGCCAACAGTGGATACAGCCTGAGTGGCAAAATAATTATTTGTCCGAACCCCATGGTTTGGTTCGTCTTTGTTCTGAGACATCTACAATGTGGTCAATTTTCCACACAGTGACATTCTTTGAAAAAGCACTCAAGAGAAGTGGAACAAGAAAATCCAATCCAAATATGCCGGAATATTCAACCACAAGTTCTCCTCACCCCATGACTTCCCATTTGTCATGGATGCTACCTCCCCTGTTAAAA TTGCTCCGTTCTTTACACTCCCTTTGGTTTCCAGCTGTATCCCAGACATTACCTGGAGAGTTCAATGCTGCGATGACTTTGAGTGATACTGAGAAATTCAGTCTTCTTGGTGAAGTGAACCCTAAACTTTCAAAAGGTGCATTAAGTGTCACAGATGATCCTCATTCTGACATGAGCAAGGGAGGGGGGCATTCAGAGCCTAGTGAAACTGACATTCGTAATTGGCTTAAATGTATAAGAGATAGTGG GTATAACGTCCTGGGTTTATCAGCAACTGTTGGAGAATCATTTTACAATTGCTTGGATATTCATTTTGTCTCTCTTGCCCTAATGGAAAATGTCCAGTCAATGGAGTTCAGACATTTAAGGCAGCTAGTTCATGCGGTTATTATTCCTCTGGTTAAAGGTTGTCCTCCACATTTGTGGGATGTCTGGCTGGAGAAGCTCCTGATGCCATTAATTCAACATACCCAGCAATGTCTGAACTCCTCGTGGTCCAGTCTCCTACATGAAGGTAGAGCAAACGTCCCTGATGTCCTTGGAATCCCTTCAAAGACTGACTTGAAAGTGGAAGTTATGGAAGAAAAGCTACTCCGAGATTTAACCAGAGAAGTATGCTCACTTCTTGCTGTTATGGCTTCATCACCACTTAATCCAGACCTTCCTTCCCTGGAGCAATCTGGACATGTGAATCGTGCAGTTCTTTCATCTCCCAAACACTTGGATGAGTACTCATCAAGTTGCATGGTTGG CTTCTTATTAAAGCACAAAGGCTTAGCCATTTCAGCACTACGAATATGCTTGGATGCATTTACATGGACGGATGGTGAAGCTGTGGCAAAAATTTCTTCCTTCTGTTCTACTCTAGTTCTTTTAGCTATAGCCACAAACGATGGGGAGCTCAATGAGTTTGTTTCCCGGGATCTTTTCTCAGCAATTATCCAAGGATTAACTCTTGAGTCGAATACTTTCTTTAGTTCTGATCTGGTTGGTCTTTGTCGTgaaatatttctatttttatctGACAGAAACCCAGCTCCTAGACAG GTCTTGCTCTCACTCCCCTGCATTAAACATCATGATTTGGTTGCTTTTGAAGAAGCTTTGGCAAAGACATTTAGTCCAAAAGAACAAAAGCAGCATATGAAGAATTTGCTTTTATTGGCAACTGGAAACCAATTAAAGGCACTAGCAGCTCAGAAAAGTATAAATACCATTACCAATGTATCAG CCAAGTCACGTGGTTCGGTCAGCGCTTCAGAGACCAGATTGGATGAAGGAGATTCTATTGGCTTGGCAGCAATATTGTGA
- the LOC103495761 gene encoding protein HASTY 1 isoform X1: MDENTANNVAQAIAVSLDWSSSPDARKAALSYLESIKTGDVRILASTSLLLVTNKWSSEIRLHAYKTLQHLVRYRWEELNSMEKRKFANVCIDLMAEITSPCEEWALKSQSAALVAEIVRREGLSLWEELFPSLVSLSSKGPIHAELVSMMLRWLPEDITVHYEDLEGFSGDRRRILLRGLTQSLPEVFSLLYTLLERHFGAALNEVSSQRLDVAKQHAAAVTAALNAVNAYAEWAPLTDLAKYGIMRGCGFLLCSPDFRLHACEFFKLVSARKRSPDANTAEYDSAMRNIFEILMNISRQFFIRGPPSSGLGDESESEFMECICESLVSMGSSNLQCISGDSSLLPLYLQQMLGFFQHDKLALHFQSLHFWLALMRDLVSKLKVTTHSTGDLSKPNYQGSSSASPDNERRSILSFMNDDICTVILDISFKRLLKKEKVSTNMAPLLGGLELWSDDFDGKGDFSQYRSKLLELIKFLALYKPVITSDKVSERIITIIKSLSLLQMSSEDIAMLESMQSTLDNVVSTIFDEFGAGSSEIQLQLRGIFEGLIQQLLSLKWSEPALVIVLAHYLDALGPFLKYFPDAVASVINKLFELLTSLPIAIKDPSTRARLQICTSFIRIAKAADRSILPHMKGIADSMGYLQREGRLLRGEHNLLGEAFLVMASTAGIQQQHEILAWLLEPLSQQWIQPEWQNNYLSEPHGLVRLCSETSTMWSIFHTVTFFEKALKRSGTRKSNPNMPEYSTTSSPHPMTSHLSWMLPPLLKLLRSLHSLWFPAVSQTLPGEFNAAMTLSDTEKFSLLGEVNPKLSKGALSVTDDPHSDMSKGGGHSEPSETDIRNWLKCIRDSGYNVLGLSATVGESFYNCLDIHFVSLALMENVQSMEFRHLRQLVHAVIIPLVKGCPPHLWDVWLEKLLMPLIQHTQQCLNSSWSSLLHEGRANVPDVLGIPSKTDLKVEVMEEKLLRDLTREVCSLLAVMASSPLNPDLPSLEQSGHVNRAVLSSPKHLDEYSSSCMVGFLLKHKGLAISALRICLDAFTWTDGEAVAKISSFCSTLVLLAIATNDGELNEFVSRDLFSAIIQGLTLESNTFFSSDLVGLCREIFLFLSDRNPAPRQVLLSLPCIKHHDLVAFEEALAKTFSPKEQKQHMKNLLLLATGNQLKALAAQKSINTITNVSAKSRGSVSASETRLDEGDSIGLAAIL; the protein is encoded by the exons ATTGTCAGAAGAGAAGGATTAAGTTTATGGGAAGAATTGTTCCCATCTTTGGTTTCCCTGTCTAGTAAGGGTCCTATACAT gcTGAGTTGGTTTCAATGATGCTGAGGTGGCTTCCTGAAGATATTACCGTCCACTATGAAGATCTAGAAG GTTTTTCAGGTGATCGGCGCAGAATCTTGTTGCGTGGGCTTACTCAATCTTTGCCTGAAGTTTTTTCTTTGTTGTACACA TTACTGGAGAGGCACTTTGGAGCTGCCCTGAATGAAGTAAGCAGTCAAAGGCTGGACGTCGCAAAACAGCATGCAGCCGCAGTTACTGCTGCCTTAAATGCTGTTAACGCTTATGCTGAATGGGCACCATTAACCGATCTTGCTAAATATGGTATAATGCGTGG GTGTGGCTTCTTACTTTGTTCTCCTGATTTTCGCCTTCATGCCTGTGAATTTTTCAAGCTTGTCTCTGCGAG GAAAAGATCTCCAGATGCTAATACAGCTGAATATGACTCTGCCATGAGAAATATTTTTGAGATATTGATGAACATCTCTAGACAATTTTTTATCAGAGGCCCTCCTAGTTCTGGTCTGGGTGATGAAAGTGAATCCGAGTTTATGGAATGCATTTGTGAAAGTCTTGTATCCATGGGTTCATCTAATTTGCAATGTATATCTGGGGACAGCTCTCTGCTTCCACTTTATCTTCAACAG ATGCTGGGCTTTTTCCAACATGATAAATTAGCTCTTCATTTTCAATCCCTGCACTTTTGGCTG GCACTAATGAGGGATTTGGTATCGAAGTTGAAAGTTACAACCCATTCAACAGGAGATCTTTCAAAACCTAATTACCAAGGCTCTAGTTCTGCATCGCCTGATAATGAAAGGAGATCAATCTTAAGTTTTATGAATGATGATATATGTACTGTAATTCTTGATATATCTTTTAAGCGActgttgaagaaagaaaaggtaTCCACTAACATGGCACCCTTATTGGGGGGCCTGGAGTTGTGGAGTGATGATTTTGATGGAAAGGGTGATTTCAGCCAATATCGGTCAAAGCTG TTGGAATTGATCAAATTTTTAGCTTTATACAAGCCTGTCATAACCAGTGATAAGGTTTCTGAACGAATTATCACTATCATCAAAAGTCTTTCGCTTTTACAAATGTCTTCTGAG GACATAGCTATGTTGGAAAGCATGCAATCAACCCTTGACAATGTTGTAAGTACAATTTTTGATGAATTTGGTGCAGGCAGTTCTGAAATTCAATTGCAACTGCGTGGAATTTTTGAAG GTTTAATTCAGCAACTTCTTTCATTAAAATGGAGTGAGCCAGCCTTGGTGATAGTCCTTGCACACTATCTAGATGCTTTGGGTCCCTTTCTTAAATATTTTCCCGATGCTGTTGCAAGTGTCATCAATAAGTTATTTGAGCTCCTAACATCACTCCCCATTGCTATCAAG GATCCTTCTACAAGAGCGAGGCTACAGATCTGTACATCTTTTATTCGTATAGCAAAAGCTGCTGATAGAAGTATTCTACCCCATATGAAG GGTATAGCTGACTCCATGGGATATTTACAAAGAGAAGGACGTTTGCTTCGTGGTGAGCATAATCTTCTGGGTGAAGCATTTCTAGTAATGGCTTCTACTGCTGG AATTCAGCAGCAGCATGAAATTTTGGCTTGGTTGCTGGAACCTTTAAGCCAACAGTGGATACAGCCTGAGTGGCAAAATAATTATTTGTCCGAACCCCATGGTTTGGTTCGTCTTTGTTCTGAGACATCTACAATGTGGTCAATTTTCCACACAGTGACATTCTTTGAAAAAGCACTCAAGAGAAGTGGAACAAGAAAATCCAATCCAAATATGCCGGAATATTCAACCACAAGTTCTCCTCACCCCATGACTTCCCATTTGTCATGGATGCTACCTCCCCTGTTAAAA TTGCTCCGTTCTTTACACTCCCTTTGGTTTCCAGCTGTATCCCAGACATTACCTGGAGAGTTCAATGCTGCGATGACTTTGAGTGATACTGAGAAATTCAGTCTTCTTGGTGAAGTGAACCCTAAACTTTCAAAAGGTGCATTAAGTGTCACAGATGATCCTCATTCTGACATGAGCAAGGGAGGGGGGCATTCAGAGCCTAGTGAAACTGACATTCGTAATTGGCTTAAATGTATAAGAGATAGTGG GTATAACGTCCTGGGTTTATCAGCAACTGTTGGAGAATCATTTTACAATTGCTTGGATATTCATTTTGTCTCTCTTGCCCTAATGGAAAATGTCCAGTCAATGGAGTTCAGACATTTAAGGCAGCTAGTTCATGCGGTTATTATTCCTCTGGTTAAAGGTTGTCCTCCACATTTGTGGGATGTCTGGCTGGAGAAGCTCCTGATGCCATTAATTCAACATACCCAGCAATGTCTGAACTCCTCGTGGTCCAGTCTCCTACATGAAGGTAGAGCAAACGTCCCTGATGTCCTTGGAATCCCTTCAAAGACTGACTTGAAAGTGGAAGTTATGGAAGAAAAGCTACTCCGAGATTTAACCAGAGAAGTATGCTCACTTCTTGCTGTTATGGCTTCATCACCACTTAATCCAGACCTTCCTTCCCTGGAGCAATCTGGACATGTGAATCGTGCAGTTCTTTCATCTCCCAAACACTTGGATGAGTACTCATCAAGTTGCATGGTTGG CTTCTTATTAAAGCACAAAGGCTTAGCCATTTCAGCACTACGAATATGCTTGGATGCATTTACATGGACGGATGGTGAAGCTGTGGCAAAAATTTCTTCCTTCTGTTCTACTCTAGTTCTTTTAGCTATAGCCACAAACGATGGGGAGCTCAATGAGTTTGTTTCCCGGGATCTTTTCTCAGCAATTATCCAAGGATTAACTCTTGAGTCGAATACTTTCTTTAGTTCTGATCTGGTTGGTCTTTGTCGTgaaatatttctatttttatctGACAGAAACCCAGCTCCTAGACAG GTCTTGCTCTCACTCCCCTGCATTAAACATCATGATTTGGTTGCTTTTGAAGAAGCTTTGGCAAAGACATTTAGTCCAAAAGAACAAAAGCAGCATATGAAGAATTTGCTTTTATTGGCAACTGGAAACCAATTAAAGGCACTAGCAGCTCAGAAAAGTATAAATACCATTACCAATGTATCAG CCAAGTCACGTGGTTCGGTCAGCGCTTCAGAGACCAGATTGGATGAAGGAGATTCTATTGGCTTGGCAGCAATATTGTGA